The DNA region GTAATAGTGAAAATAATGATTCTGCAAAATTTTGCAAAAAATGTGGAACACCTTTAAAAAAGAAGGAAGCAAGCCATGAAAATATTATTAATTCAATCAATAATAAAAAGTCAGGTAATGATAATACCACTAAGTACATAATTATTGCATTGATTATTATTGCAATCGCACTTGCAGGTGCATTTGCATATATCGGATTTGCAAATAACAGTGATGGCCAGCAAGTCCAAGATAATGCGGCTTCCGATTCAAATCCAGTTCAATCAACTGATTCTCCACAGACAACACAATCTTCTTCATCATCTTCAAGTTCTGCACCGGCTACTAGTGCAATGACAATACTTGGGGGTAGTTTCTCAACAGGAAGCAGTCTATCTGCAAAGACATATGCAAGCATTGA from Methanobrevibacter sp. includes:
- a CDS encoding zinc ribbon domain-containing protein, with protein sequence MYCPNCNSENNDSAKFCKKCGTPLKKKEASHENIINSINNKKSGNDNTTKYIIIALIIIAIALAGAFAYIGFANNSDGQQVQDNAASDSNPVQSTDSPQTTQSSSSSSSSAPATSAMTILGGSFSTGSSLSAKTYASIDVGSEHSGEKVIIQIKYSRDGSSLNKGNMVTKTVDSSGYINVKSADSFKYYPDFAEINLYDTNNNLLDTQSVSLSPDSSTQTF